Within Candidatus Woesearchaeota archaeon, the genomic segment TTCTTTCCTGCTCTTTAGAAACAAGACTGTCTATGTCTGAGCGGAGAAGGCTTGATTCTGCATCTTTCTCCAAAGCCTCTTTTAAAAGGTCATATTTTTCAAAGTCAGTTATTTCCTTTATTTTTTGGTAAATCTCGGGGAGAACTTTCATAAGCACATCTTTTCCCTGTTCCTTGACAAGCTTCCTAAAAACTTCAGGCAGAATCTTGAAAAGGAGCGGATGCGTTTTCTTTATGTCTTTGTAGAAAAGGTGCGATGTTGAAACAGCCCCTGAAATCTCATTAGGAAAATGCTTTGCTACGAAAAACATCCGGTTCCTTTCGCTTTGAAAAACAAAAAATTCAGAATCAGGTTTTATTGTTCCGCCATGTTCATGTATGACTATGCTTTTGGGCGCATATATGAACTTCCATCCTCTTTTTCTGCACCTCTCGGAAAGGTCTATCTCTTCAACATAAATGTTGAAGTCCTCATCTTCCAAGCCCGCTTCTTCAAGGCATTTCCTTTTGTAGAGCATTGAAACACCGCAAAGGGAATAAACTTCTTCCATCCTGTCATACTGCCCGCGGTCAATCTCATTTTGGCCGCGCTGCTGCCAGTAGAAATTTGGGAATTCTATAAGCCCGGCGCTGTCTATCCTTCCGTTTTTCAGGAGAACCTTGCTTCCAGCCCCTCCTATTCTTTTATCCTTTTCAGCTGCTTTCACAAGCTCAATAAGCCACTCTTTCTGAACTTTAGTGTCATTATTCAGTATTGCAACATAATCCCCTAAAGAGTTTCTTATTCCCAGGTTGTTTGCCCTTGCATAATTATTGGCATCATTTTTCAGTATTTTTACAGATGGATAAAATTTGCCTGCAAAGATTACTGAGCCATCTGTTGAACCGTTGTCAACCATTATTATCTCAAGCCTGCTTTTCGGATAATGAATCCTCATAAGGCTCTCAAAGCATCCCCGGAGAAACCTTTTTCCATTGTAATTCACAACTATTACGCTTACCCTGGGCAGTTCATCTTTATCCGGGAATTTATTTGATTGTTTATTAATTTCTTTCAATTTTCCGGATTCCTTATCTGTTTTTTTTATCTCAGAATACCGCCTTTCAG encodes:
- a CDS encoding glycosyltransferase — translated: MAKFIFKCQNCGNEIKAYKKDTSTRRKCSKCGSYHIKRINSSSKKSERRYSEIKKTDKESGKLKEINKQSNKFPDKDELPRVSVIVVNYNGKRFLRGCFESLMRIHYPKSRLEIIMVDNGSTDGSVIFAGKFYPSVKILKNDANNYARANNLGIRNSLGDYVAILNNDTKVQKEWLIELVKAAEKDKRIGGAGSKVLLKNGRIDSAGLIEFPNFYWQQRGQNEIDRGQYDRMEEVYSLCGVSMLYKRKCLEEAGLEDEDFNIYVEEIDLSERCRKRGWKFIYAPKSIVIHEHGGTIKPDSEFFVFQSERNRMFFVAKHFPNEISGAVSTSHLFYKDIKKTHPLLFKILPEVFRKLVKEQGKDVLMKVLPEIYQKIKEITDFEKYDLLKEALEKDAESSLLRSDIDSLVSKEQERKEEIGNLKLEIEGLKIHLENAEMKESKRMYEIERLTNEIIATKNNLESAKEECYIAKSEIIILKNEKEKTAEEVERERKAHQEENNRLKNEKENREKEIESLKNRILEIEKSMKESLENEKAENDRLRGELESAKAELMKKKREIYIFYHSKGYRYFLSHIDKAYKSIRRIGR